Proteins co-encoded in one Mycobacterium mantenii genomic window:
- the rpe gene encoding ribulose-phosphate 3-epimerase encodes MPRNTEPLKGPLIAPSILSADFSRLADEAAAVTGADWLHVDVMDNHFVPNLTLGLPVVESLLAATTIPMDCHLMIEDPDRWAPPYAEAGAYNVTFHAEATQNPTGVARDIRAAGAKAGLSVKPGTPLEPYLEILPQFDTLLIMSVEPGFGGQSFIPEVLSKVRTARKLIEAGELTILVEIDGGINADTIEQAAEAGVDCFVAGSAVYGADNPETAIEALRRQAVGASLHLRR; translated from the coding sequence ATGCCTCGCAATACGGAACCGTTGAAGGGGCCTCTGATCGCGCCGTCGATCCTTTCCGCCGACTTCTCCCGGCTCGCCGACGAAGCCGCCGCCGTGACCGGCGCCGACTGGCTGCACGTCGATGTGATGGACAACCACTTCGTGCCGAATCTGACCTTAGGGCTGCCCGTGGTGGAGAGCCTGCTGGCCGCCACCACCATCCCGATGGACTGCCATCTGATGATCGAGGACCCCGACCGCTGGGCGCCTCCCTACGCCGAAGCGGGGGCGTACAACGTCACCTTCCACGCAGAGGCCACCCAGAATCCGACCGGCGTGGCCCGCGACATCCGCGCCGCCGGCGCGAAAGCGGGCCTCAGCGTGAAGCCGGGGACCCCGCTGGAGCCCTACCTGGAAATCCTGCCGCAGTTCGACACCCTGCTCATCATGTCGGTGGAGCCCGGCTTCGGTGGCCAGAGCTTCATCCCCGAGGTCCTCAGCAAGGTGCGCACCGCGCGCAAGCTCATCGAGGCGGGGGAGTTGACGATCCTCGTCGAAATCGACGGCGGCATCAACGCGGACACCATCGAGCAGGCCGCCGAGGCCGGCGTCGATTGCTTCGTCGCCGGGTCGGCCGTGTACGGCGCCGACAACCCGGAGACCGCGATAGAAGCGCTGCGCCGACAGGCCGTCGGCGCATCCCTGCACCTGCGGCGATGA